A single region of the Streptococcus sanguinis genome encodes:
- a CDS encoding TetR/AcrR family transcriptional regulator yields MYEKKRRKTEKQIETSLLQLMKEQTFETISIRQLIDLAEVNRSTFYRYYLDKYDLLEKIEDRLLDDLQAYYQEALESACLFKLEKDFKVEDYIHEKQNLFHFFEPYLEDLAILLGPNGSPTSSRRLQEALREIFSQSISLADPHLEEVEVDLLLNHQAASFMGTLTYWLAHPLYKAQQMSDFHARVTSVGLAGFVREHMEGD; encoded by the coding sequence ATGTATGAGAAAAAAAGAAGAAAGACAGAAAAGCAGATAGAGACTAGCTTGCTGCAGTTGATGAAAGAGCAGACTTTTGAGACAATCAGCATTCGCCAATTGATTGACTTGGCGGAGGTGAATCGCAGTACTTTTTATCGGTATTATTTGGATAAATATGATCTGCTGGAGAAGATAGAAGACCGCTTGCTAGATGATTTGCAGGCCTATTATCAAGAGGCTCTAGAGTCTGCCTGCTTGTTCAAGTTAGAAAAGGATTTTAAAGTGGAAGACTATATCCATGAGAAACAAAATCTTTTTCATTTTTTTGAGCCTTACTTGGAAGACTTGGCCATTCTTTTAGGTCCAAATGGCAGTCCAACTAGTTCGAGGCGATTGCAGGAAGCTTTGAGGGAGATTTTCTCGCAGAGTATTTCCTTGGCTGATCCACATTTAGAGGAGGTTGAGGTGGACTTGCTCCTGAATCATCAAGCCGCGTCCTTTATGGGAACCCTGACTTACTGGCTGGCTCATCCTCTCTACAAGGCTCAGCAAATGAGTGATTTTCATGCTAGGGTGACCTCTGTCGGTCTGGCGGGCTTTGTTAGAGAGCATATGGAGGGGGATTGA
- a CDS encoding zinc-binding dehydrogenase, translating into MKLAVYTKAGQVGLADIDSPQIIEADDAIIRIVRTCVCGSDLWRYRSPDIEAGHQNSGHEAIGIVEEIGDAVTTVKPGDFVIAPFTHGCGQCDACRAGFDGTCDSHIGNNWSDGVQAEYMRFEFANWALIKIPGQPSDYTEGMLKSLLTLADVMPTGYHAARVADVKPGDKVVVIGDGAVGQCAVIAAKMRGASQIVLMSRHEDRQKMALESGATAVVAERGEDGIAKVREILGGGADAALECVGTEAAVDQALGVLHNGGRLGFVGVPHYNNRALGSTFAQNITVAGGAASVTTYDKQILLKAVLDGDINPGKVFTSSYKLEDIDQAYKDMDERKTIKSMIVFD; encoded by the coding sequence ATGAAATTGGCAGTTTATACAAAAGCGGGTCAAGTTGGGCTCGCTGACATTGATAGTCCGCAAATTATTGAGGCAGATGATGCCATTATTCGGATTGTTCGGACCTGTGTCTGTGGCTCTGACCTATGGCGCTACCGCAGTCCAGATATTGAAGCAGGCCATCAAAATAGCGGGCATGAAGCTATTGGAATTGTCGAAGAAATTGGCGATGCAGTAACGACTGTTAAACCTGGCGATTTTGTTATTGCTCCATTTACTCATGGATGCGGGCAATGTGATGCCTGCCGTGCAGGATTTGACGGTACCTGTGATTCTCATATTGGGAATAACTGGTCAGACGGGGTGCAAGCAGAATATATGCGCTTCGAATTTGCTAACTGGGCTCTTATCAAAATTCCGGGCCAGCCCTCTGATTATACAGAAGGCATGCTCAAATCACTCTTGACATTGGCTGATGTCATGCCGACGGGTTACCATGCTGCGCGAGTGGCAGATGTTAAGCCTGGTGATAAGGTGGTCGTGATTGGTGATGGGGCTGTGGGACAATGCGCTGTTATCGCTGCTAAAATGCGTGGTGCTTCCCAAATCGTTCTTATGAGCCGTCACGAAGATCGACAAAAGATGGCCTTGGAATCCGGTGCGACAGCTGTTGTTGCAGAACGTGGCGAAGACGGAATTGCCAAGGTCCGTGAAATCCTTGGTGGTGGTGCAGATGCAGCTCTGGAATGTGTTGGAACAGAAGCAGCTGTTGATCAAGCTCTGGGAGTTCTTCACAACGGTGGTCGCTTAGGCTTTGTCGGTGTGCCACACTATAATAACCGAGCACTTGGTTCTACCTTTGCTCAAAATATTACAGTGGCAGGAGGAGCAGCCTCAGTCACAACTTACGACAAGCAAATCTTGCTCAAGGCAGTTCTTGACGGTGATATTAATCCGGGAAAGGTCTTTACTTCAAGTTACAAACTGGAAGATATCGATCAAGCTTATAAGGATATGGATGAACGCAAGACCATTAAGTCCATGATTGTCTTTGATTAG
- a CDS encoding SP_0198 family lipoprotein — protein MTITKKAFIGILSLTAAVLLTACSGNTNQGGNTSSSQNTQGQTSQSAQNQTSQSSAASSSNQPSSSSNAGQATNLDGRYQATDHDGDQHVLEINGTTGTWTETEVDGSKEIKQVQVDSANQRLIVGDDVKSYRQNGNQLIVDELDDDPDTLTFTKQ, from the coding sequence ATGACTATTACAAAAAAAGCCTTTATCGGAATTCTATCTCTGACAGCAGCGGTCCTATTGACTGCTTGCTCAGGCAATACTAACCAAGGAGGGAATACTAGTTCATCACAGAATACACAAGGCCAAACATCACAATCTGCGCAAAATCAGACTTCGCAGTCATCAGCTGCATCTTCCTCTAATCAGCCTTCTTCATCATCAAATGCAGGGCAGGCTACTAATCTAGACGGGCGCTACCAAGCAACCGACCATGATGGTGACCAGCATGTCCTGGAAATCAATGGTACGACTGGTACTTGGACTGAGACCGAGGTCGATGGCAGTAAGGAAATCAAGCAGGTACAAGTAGATAGCGCTAATCAAAGACTGATAGTCGGCGATGATGTCAAAAGTTACCGCCAAAATGGCAATCAGCTGATTGTGGACGAATTGGATGATGATCCAGACACTCTGACCTTTACCAAGCAGTAA
- a CDS encoding GNAT family N-acetyltransferase: MPIRKAQVSDIPALQELLQQVLLVHHQARPDIFKDQGSKFNNEELEKILCQDSTPIFVFESESREILGHLFCSIKEPNSPVLNPIKTLFIEDLCVDEKARGQKVGEQLYRFAEDYARKIGCYNLTLNVWNDNVGALRFYERLGLQAQETVMEKIL, translated from the coding sequence ATGCCAATCAGAAAAGCCCAAGTCAGCGATATTCCTGCACTACAAGAACTCCTCCAGCAAGTCCTGCTGGTTCATCATCAAGCTCGGCCAGATATTTTTAAAGATCAGGGAAGCAAATTTAACAATGAAGAACTTGAGAAGATTCTATGCCAGGATTCCACCCCTATTTTCGTCTTTGAAAGTGAATCCAGAGAAATCCTCGGTCACCTCTTCTGCTCCATCAAGGAACCGAACAGTCCTGTACTCAATCCCATCAAGACACTTTTTATTGAGGATTTATGTGTAGATGAGAAAGCCAGAGGGCAAAAGGTTGGCGAGCAGCTTTACCGCTTTGCGGAAGACTATGCTCGGAAAATCGGCTGCTATAATCTGACTCTCAATGTTTGGAACGACAATGTCGGAGCTCTGCGTTTCTATGAGCGATTAGGGCTTCAGGCTCAGGAAACTGTAATGGAGAAGATACTTTGA
- a CDS encoding cobalamin-independent methionine synthase II family protein, translated as MTKSKFQLVGSLLRPENLRQYKTEIEHRDDIQYPFYDSFPGYHETETADIKEIIAEQKAKGIDILTDGEYSKSMWHLDFVWGLKGIERYIADHGYTFKDHDGGQYETRKDIGIRITAPLSGKNHHFIEIYKLVKEEAAGEDTKLTVWGPAHAYTELAVFDRLAGPGQVYETNEDLKKGLIQAYKEFLDDYKAAGGQIIQFDDCLWELFDESNPASFFAEGNASLADLADEFVAINNEVVDYAHELGLTVWTHNCRGNYESRSAAEGTYEAIAEKFLRDQHYDRYFLEWDSDVAGDVSALAALKDKDAEVVLGLLSSKTTGLDDEKRVLDLLEKAATVLPKERLLLSHQCGFASCDSGNELTIEQQWAKIKQGQEIAQKFWGK; from the coding sequence ATGACAAAATCAAAATTTCAACTGGTTGGATCCCTTCTGCGCCCAGAAAATCTCCGCCAGTATAAGACAGAAATTGAGCACCGCGATGATATTCAGTACCCCTTCTACGACAGCTTCCCAGGCTACCATGAGACGGAGACAGCTGACATCAAGGAGATTATTGCTGAGCAAAAGGCTAAGGGAATTGACATCCTGACGGATGGAGAATACTCCAAGTCTATGTGGCATCTGGACTTTGTCTGGGGACTTAAGGGAATTGAGCGCTACATTGCTGACCACGGCTATACCTTCAAGGACCACGACGGTGGGCAATACGAGACCCGCAAGGACATTGGTATCCGCATCACAGCACCACTCTCTGGTAAAAACCATCACTTTATCGAGATTTATAAGCTAGTCAAGGAAGAGGCTGCTGGTGAAGATACTAAGCTGACTGTCTGGGGGCCTGCCCATGCTTATACTGAGTTAGCTGTCTTTGACCGCTTAGCGGGACCAGGACAAGTTTATGAGACCAATGAAGATTTGAAAAAAGGCTTGATTCAAGCCTATAAGGAATTTTTGGACGACTATAAGGCAGCTGGCGGACAGATTATCCAGTTTGACGACTGCCTCTGGGAACTCTTTGACGAGTCCAATCCTGCTAGCTTCTTTGCGGAGGGGAATGCTAGTCTGGCTGACCTAGCAGACGAGTTTGTCGCTATTAATAACGAAGTCGTAGACTACGCCCATGAGCTTGGACTGACTGTCTGGACCCACAACTGCCGTGGTAACTACGAAAGCCGCTCTGCTGCTGAGGGTACCTACGAAGCTATCGCGGAAAAATTCCTGCGCGACCAACACTATGATCGCTACTTCCTAGAGTGGGACAGTGACGTGGCTGGAGATGTCTCAGCCCTAGCAGCTTTGAAGGACAAAGATGCAGAAGTTGTTTTAGGACTGCTCTCCAGTAAGACGACAGGCTTGGATGACGAAAAACGCGTCCTAGACCTCCTCGAGAAAGCAGCAACTGTTCTACCAAAAGAGCGACTCCTGCTCTCCCACCAATGTGGCTTCGCCTCTTGTGACTCTGGAAACGAACTCACCATTGAGCAACAATGGGCCAAAATAAAACAAGGCCAAGAAATCGCCCAAAAATTCTGGGGAAAATAA
- a CDS encoding alpha/beta fold hydrolase: MIGEKMFFTYQGNKLYYKVIGQGKPVLAIHGLGCSSELMEGCLEPIFEKHADYKRIYLDLPGMGRSDANPAFASADAILEMLLNFIETVISGHSFLLAGESYGGYLARGILAKKRSEIDGLLLICPVVVPNPQERILPKDSLLIREVGFDIAGKSEDFVDLAILQTKETYRRFAKEILVGLQMMNAPFVQKLQENYAFSFEVDQGIQEKGYDKPSLFIAGKQDQVVGFQQLAQLSHYYPRATHAVMDLAGHNAQIDQEALFTALVENWLKRIELS; this comes from the coding sequence ATGATTGGAGAAAAAATGTTTTTTACTTATCAGGGAAATAAATTATATTATAAAGTGATTGGTCAAGGAAAGCCAGTCTTGGCAATTCATGGTTTGGGCTGTTCATCTGAATTGATGGAAGGATGCTTGGAACCTATTTTTGAGAAACATGCTGACTATAAAAGGATTTATTTAGATTTGCCTGGCATGGGTAGGTCTGATGCCAATCCTGCTTTTGCAAGTGCGGATGCGATTTTAGAGATGCTCTTGAACTTTATAGAGACTGTAATCAGCGGACACTCCTTTCTCTTAGCTGGAGAGTCTTATGGTGGTTATCTTGCTCGAGGAATTTTGGCTAAGAAAAGGTCGGAGATTGATGGTTTGCTGCTTATTTGTCCAGTAGTTGTACCCAATCCGCAAGAAAGAATTCTGCCAAAAGACAGCCTGCTAATTAGAGAGGTAGGTTTTGATATAGCAGGCAAAAGCGAAGATTTCGTTGATTTAGCGATTTTACAGACTAAAGAAACTTATCGACGGTTTGCAAAAGAAATCCTAGTAGGGCTTCAGATGATGAATGCTCCCTTTGTCCAAAAGCTGCAAGAAAACTATGCTTTTTCGTTTGAAGTGGATCAAGGGATACAGGAAAAGGGCTATGACAAGCCCAGCCTTTTTATAGCAGGAAAGCAAGATCAAGTCGTGGGCTTCCAGCAGTTAGCCCAGCTGTCTCACTATTATCCAAGGGCAACTCATGCTGTAATGGATCTTGCTGGCCATAATGCACAGATAGATCAGGAGGCTCTCTTTACGGCCTTGGTTGAAAATTGGCTCAAGCGAATTGAACTTTCCTGA
- a CDS encoding YbgA family protein, protein MENVNQISQCQTLWARNKYLVLSHSSKIYLEIRQYLKSDSVEAAHVQGLIDQAVTLPENRGQVCNAFQHVWGYFKKKVSTSEKEDFMHLLLRYQSGQAEQKDLVRAVRDLLVKYPNPYLQQSTLLFGDEA, encoded by the coding sequence ATGGAAAATGTAAACCAAATCTCCCAATGTCAGACTCTTTGGGCTAGAAATAAATATCTGGTTCTCAGTCATTCCAGTAAGATTTATCTGGAAATCCGCCAATATCTGAAAAGTGACTCGGTGGAAGCAGCACATGTTCAAGGCTTGATTGACCAGGCAGTAACCCTGCCTGAAAACCGAGGTCAGGTCTGCAATGCCTTTCAGCATGTTTGGGGCTATTTTAAGAAAAAAGTCAGCACTTCAGAAAAAGAAGATTTTATGCATCTTTTGCTTCGTTACCAATCCGGTCAGGCTGAGCAGAAAGACTTGGTAAGAGCTGTAAGGGATCTGCTAGTCAAGTACCCTAATCCTTATCTGCAGCAGTCGACCTTGTTATTTGGGGATGAGGCATGA
- the pheT gene encoding phenylalanine--tRNA ligase subunit beta, producing the protein MLVSYKWLKELVDIDVASAELAEKMSTTGIEVEGVTSPAAGLSKIVVGEVVSCEDVPDTHLHVCQVNVGEEVNSQIVCGAPNVRAGIKVMVALPGARIADNYKIKKGKICGLESLGMICSLGELGISDSVVPKEFADGIQILPEEAVPGEEVFSYLDLDDEIIELSITPNRADALSMRGVAHEVAAIYDKSVHFKDFPLVENEKQAADSLSVALETEKASYYAARILENVTIAPSPQWLQNLLMNEGIRPINNVVDVTNYILLYFGQPMHAFDLDTFEGDQIVVREASAGEKLVTLDGEERELEVSDLVITVADKPVALAGVMGGQATEISGQSTRVVLEAAVFDGKSIRKTSGRLNLRSESSSRFEKGINVATVNEALDAAASMIADLAGATVQAGIVSAGSLDTSDVEVVSSLADVNRVLGTDLLYTDIVDVFRRLGFGLSGNAEQFTVSVPRRRWDISIEADLYEEIARIYGYDKLPASLPKDDGTAGELTATQQLRRQVRTLAEGAGLTEIITYALTTPEKAVEFTLNPSNLTELMWPMTVERSVLRQNMVSGILDSLAYNVARKNKNLALYEIGKVFEQTGDPKEDLPNEINSFAFALTGLVNEKDFQTKPVAVDFFYAKGVVEALFAKLGLTAEYAANSQIKSLHPGRTALISIKGQPVGFVGQVHPATAKAYDIPETYVAELNLSAIEEQLQPAQPFTEITKFPAVSRDVALLLKAEITHQEVLDAIQAAGVKRLTDIKLFDIFSGDKLGVGLKSMAYSLTFQNPEASLTDEEVAKYMEKIEKSLTEKLGAEVR; encoded by the coding sequence ATGCTAGTAAGTTATAAGTGGTTAAAAGAGTTAGTAGACATTGATGTGGCGAGCGCTGAGCTGGCTGAGAAAATGTCAACGACAGGAATTGAAGTGGAAGGTGTGACATCACCAGCTGCTGGCTTGTCAAAAATTGTTGTTGGTGAGGTGGTATCGTGTGAGGATGTTCCAGATACTCACCTGCATGTCTGTCAAGTCAATGTCGGAGAAGAGGTGAACAGTCAGATTGTCTGTGGTGCTCCAAATGTTCGCGCAGGCATCAAGGTTATGGTGGCTTTGCCAGGTGCTCGCATTGCCGACAATTATAAGATTAAAAAAGGAAAAATCTGTGGCTTGGAGTCACTGGGCATGATCTGCTCTCTCGGTGAGCTGGGCATTTCTGATTCTGTCGTGCCAAAGGAATTTGCGGATGGCATTCAAATCCTGCCTGAAGAAGCAGTGCCAGGTGAGGAAGTCTTCTCTTATCTGGACTTGGACGATGAGATTATCGAACTTTCCATCACACCAAACCGAGCTGATGCTCTGTCTATGCGTGGGGTGGCTCATGAAGTGGCTGCCATCTATGACAAGTCAGTACATTTTAAAGATTTTCCGCTGGTGGAAAATGAAAAGCAGGCAGCTGACAGCCTTTCAGTAGCCCTTGAGACAGAGAAAGCCTCTTACTACGCAGCTCGTATCTTGGAAAATGTCACCATTGCCCCAAGTCCTCAATGGCTGCAAAATCTCCTCATGAACGAAGGAATCCGTCCGATTAACAATGTAGTGGACGTGACCAACTATATCCTGCTCTACTTTGGTCAGCCCATGCATGCCTTTGATCTGGATACGTTTGAGGGTGACCAGATTGTCGTGCGGGAAGCGAGTGCTGGTGAAAAACTGGTGACGCTGGACGGTGAAGAGCGCGAGCTGGAAGTTAGCGACCTAGTCATCACTGTAGCGGACAAACCAGTAGCCCTTGCAGGTGTTATGGGGGGGCAAGCAACAGAAATTTCCGGTCAGTCCACTCGTGTTGTTCTGGAGGCAGCAGTCTTTGATGGTAAATCAATCCGCAAGACCAGCGGTCGCCTTAACCTACGCTCGGAATCATCTTCCCGCTTTGAAAAAGGGATCAACGTGGCAACTGTTAATGAAGCTTTGGATGCGGCAGCAAGCATGATTGCGGACTTGGCAGGAGCGACTGTTCAGGCTGGGATTGTATCCGCTGGCAGCTTAGACACTAGCGATGTAGAAGTGGTGTCCAGTCTCGCGGATGTCAACCGAGTTTTAGGAACGGACTTGTTGTATACAGATATCGTGGATGTCTTCCGCAGACTTGGCTTTGGCTTATCAGGAAATGCTGAACAGTTCACTGTCAGTGTCCCTCGCCGTCGCTGGGATATTTCAATCGAAGCGGACCTCTATGAAGAAATTGCCCGTATTTACGGCTATGACAAATTGCCAGCTAGCCTGCCAAAAGATGACGGGACTGCTGGTGAATTGACTGCAACGCAGCAACTGCGACGTCAAGTACGGACCTTAGCAGAGGGAGCTGGACTGACAGAAATCATCACCTACGCTTTGACGACGCCAGAAAAGGCGGTTGAGTTCACTCTCAATCCTAGCAATTTGACTGAGCTCATGTGGCCGATGACAGTAGAGCGCTCTGTTCTTCGTCAGAACATGGTTTCTGGGATTTTGGACTCCCTAGCCTACAATGTGGCTCGTAAAAATAAGAACCTAGCCCTCTATGAGATTGGTAAGGTCTTTGAGCAGACTGGCGATCCTAAGGAAGATCTGCCAAACGAAATCAATAGCTTTGCCTTTGCTTTGACAGGACTTGTTAATGAAAAAGATTTCCAGACCAAGCCAGTAGCAGTTGATTTTTTCTATGCTAAGGGTGTAGTGGAAGCACTCTTTGCTAAGTTGGGCTTGACTGCTGAATACGCGGCTAACAGCCAGATTAAGAGTTTGCATCCTGGGCGGACTGCTTTAATTTCTATCAAAGGACAGCCTGTCGGCTTTGTCGGTCAAGTCCATCCTGCGACAGCCAAGGCTTACGATATTCCTGAAACTTATGTGGCTGAGCTCAACCTGTCTGCTATCGAAGAGCAACTCCAGCCAGCACAGCCATTTACAGAAATCACTAAATTCCCAGCTGTCAGCCGTGATGTGGCACTCTTGCTCAAGGCTGAAATCACTCACCAAGAGGTCCTTGATGCAATCCAAGCAGCTGGTGTCAAGCGCTTGACCGATATTAAGCTCTTTGATATCTTCTCTGGTGACAAGCTGGGTGTTGGCCTCAAATCTATGGCCTACAGCCTGACTTTCCAAAATCCAGAAGCTAGCCTGACCGACGAAGAAGTGGCTAAATACATGGAAAAAATCGAAAAATCTCTGACCGAAAAACTTGGTGCAGAGGTACGTTAA
- a CDS encoding GNAT family N-acetyltransferase, protein MLVRVKKEEASLLRELEVATYQETFGPFIKEADMAHYFDNELSLATIEKELEDPESETYFVVKDGEIAGFLKFNWGQAQTEQELPQAFEVQRIYVLKAYHGQGLGKEMFEFALDEAEKRGFDWVWLGVWEKNFRAQDFYFKYGFEKFSQHDYITGETVDTDWLLRKKLK, encoded by the coding sequence ATGCTAGTCAGAGTCAAGAAAGAAGAAGCGAGTCTCTTGCGGGAGTTGGAGGTCGCGACCTATCAAGAAACTTTTGGTCCTTTTATCAAGGAAGCTGATATGGCACATTATTTTGACAATGAGCTGTCGCTTGCAACTATCGAAAAGGAGCTAGAAGATCCTGAGTCAGAGACTTATTTTGTTGTCAAAGACGGTGAAATTGCTGGTTTTCTGAAGTTTAACTGGGGACAGGCTCAAACGGAGCAAGAACTGCCACAGGCCTTTGAGGTTCAGCGAATCTATGTCTTGAAAGCCTACCATGGTCAAGGCTTGGGCAAGGAAATGTTTGAATTTGCCTTAGATGAAGCCGAGAAACGAGGCTTTGACTGGGTCTGGCTAGGCGTCTGGGAAAAGAATTTTAGAGCTCAAGATTTTTACTTCAAATATGGCTTTGAAAAATTCAGCCAGCACGACTATATCACTGGTGAGACGGTAGACACAGACTGGCTACTGCGCAAGAAATTGAAATAA
- the pheS gene encoding phenylalanine--tRNA ligase subunit alpha encodes MTKTIEEQLKSLREETLASLKQLKAENQKELQDLRVAVLGKKGSLTEVLKGMKDISAEMRPIIGKHVNEARDILTAAFEKTAQEMEEQLVALKLAEESLDVTLPGRQIPVGNRHILSQTSEEIEDIFIGMGYQVVDGFEVEKDYYNFERMNLPKDHPARDMQDTFYITEEILLRTHTSPVQARAMDAHDFSKGPLKMISPGRVFRRDTDDATHSHQFHQIEGLVVGENISMANLQGTLQLIVQKMFGQDRSIRLRPSYFPFTEPSVEVDVSCFKCGGAGCNVCKKTGWIEIMGAGMVHPRVLEMSGIDAEKYSGFAFGLGQERVAMLRYGINDIRGFYQGDIRFSQQFK; translated from the coding sequence ATGACGAAAACGATTGAAGAACAATTGAAAAGCCTGCGCGAAGAGACTCTGGCTTCTCTCAAGCAGCTCAAGGCGGAGAATCAAAAAGAACTGCAGGACTTGCGTGTAGCTGTCTTAGGTAAGAAGGGTTCGCTGACTGAAGTCCTAAAAGGGATGAAGGATATTTCAGCTGAAATGCGGCCGATTATCGGGAAGCATGTCAATGAAGCGCGTGATATTCTGACAGCAGCCTTTGAAAAGACTGCTCAAGAGATGGAAGAGCAATTAGTAGCTCTGAAACTGGCTGAGGAATCCTTGGATGTGACCCTGCCAGGCCGTCAAATTCCGGTTGGGAACCGTCATATTCTTAGCCAAACTAGTGAGGAAATCGAAGATATTTTCATCGGAATGGGCTATCAGGTCGTGGACGGCTTTGAAGTGGAAAAGGACTATTACAACTTTGAGCGGATGAATCTGCCTAAGGACCACCCAGCACGGGATATGCAAGACACTTTCTACATTACAGAGGAGATTTTGCTCAGAACCCACACCAGTCCGGTACAGGCGCGAGCTATGGATGCTCATGACTTTTCTAAAGGGCCACTCAAGATGATCTCACCGGGGCGCGTTTTCCGACGGGATACCGATGATGCGACTCACTCCCACCAGTTCCATCAGATTGAAGGCTTGGTGGTTGGAGAAAATATTTCCATGGCCAACCTGCAAGGAACACTGCAGCTGATTGTCCAGAAGATGTTTGGCCAAGACCGCAGTATCCGTCTGCGTCCGTCATACTTCCCATTCACAGAGCCGTCTGTTGAAGTGGATGTTTCCTGCTTCAAGTGTGGCGGTGCCGGCTGTAATGTCTGCAAGAAGACTGGCTGGATTGAGATTATGGGAGCTGGTATGGTGCATCCGCGAGTACTGGAAATGAGCGGTATTGATGCAGAGAAATACTCTGGATTTGCCTTTGGTCTCGGTCAAGAGCGGGTAGCTATGCTCCGCTACGGTATCAACGATATTCGTGGCTTCTACCAAGGAGATATTCGTTTTTCTCAGCAGTTTAAGTAG
- the trpX gene encoding tryptophan ABC transporter substrate-binding protein yields the protein MKNKRLITILGLLAVLAIGGIVYSSLNSKGNTTKTSSDSQTVKVGVLQYVSHPSLDLIYKGIQDGLAEEGYKGDKIKIDFMNAEGDQSKVSTMSKQLVSNDNDVLIGIATPSAQGLAAATKDKPIVMGAITDPVGANLVKNLDNPGGNITGVSDRNPAKQQLELIKKLTPDVKTIGALYSSSEDNSKTQVEEFKKLAEEAGYKVEEYSVPSTNEIASTMNVMTGKVDAIWIPIDNTIASAFATVVSSNKEAKKPIYPSATAMVEEGGLASVVVDQYDLGVATGKMAAKVLKGAKPADTAVDIFDTGKSVINTKNAKELGITVPEDVLKEAGQVIK from the coding sequence ATGAAAAACAAACGATTAATCACTATCTTAGGCCTTCTGGCCGTTTTGGCAATCGGTGGGATAGTCTATTCCAGCCTGAACAGTAAAGGCAATACTACTAAGACTAGTAGTGATAGTCAGACAGTCAAGGTCGGCGTGCTGCAGTATGTCAGCCACCCTTCACTGGATTTGATTTACAAAGGAATCCAGGATGGTCTGGCTGAGGAAGGTTATAAGGGCGACAAGATTAAGATTGACTTTATGAATGCTGAGGGCGATCAGAGTAAGGTTTCTACTATGAGCAAGCAGCTGGTCTCCAATGACAATGATGTGCTGATTGGGATTGCGACTCCGTCTGCACAAGGACTGGCTGCAGCTACTAAGGACAAGCCTATTGTCATGGGAGCTATCACAGATCCGGTCGGAGCAAACCTAGTGAAAAATCTGGACAATCCAGGGGGCAATATCACTGGTGTCTCTGACCGCAATCCAGCTAAGCAACAGCTAGAGCTGATTAAAAAATTAACTCCAGATGTTAAGACTATCGGTGCGCTATATTCTAGCAGCGAAGACAATTCTAAAACTCAAGTGGAAGAGTTCAAAAAATTGGCTGAAGAGGCAGGCTACAAGGTAGAGGAATACTCTGTTCCGTCCACAAATGAAATTGCTTCAACCATGAATGTCATGACTGGCAAGGTTGACGCTATCTGGATTCCAATTGACAATACCATTGCATCAGCTTTTGCGACAGTTGTGTCCAGCAATAAAGAAGCTAAGAAACCGATTTATCCAAGTGCAACAGCCATGGTAGAAGAAGGTGGTCTTGCCTCTGTCGTTGTAGACCAGTATGACCTAGGTGTTGCGACTGGAAAAATGGCAGCTAAAGTCCTTAAAGGTGCTAAACCTGCTGATACTGCAGTAGATATTTTTGATACAGGTAAATCTGTTATCAATACCAAAAATGCGAAAGAACTTGGCATTACTGTACCAGAAGATGTTCTGAAAGAAGCAGGACAAGTGATTAAATAG